The Tubulanus polymorphus chromosome 1, tnTubPoly1.2, whole genome shotgun sequence genome contains a region encoding:
- the LOC141914955 gene encoding large ribosomal subunit protein mL49-like has protein sequence MSAPILSKASFLLSNRYFASATVRVSSTLLKKYTQPCCTYSSSTNQQPPATLNIEETSKDWIHVERILPRKTIPEPPTHESYPTPSGWVPQYAKPGDYPYFVCRSKFHNFPVYLDQKGHDLQRKLTTVRKIEGNIWEFEKDLRAFLVNYYPQNTFIFTQVNEICRLIRLKGIHLDAITKFLIEKGF, from the exons ATGTCAGCGCCCATACTATCTAAGGCCTCGTTCTTGCTGTCGAATAGATATTTCGCCTCTGCCACTGTTCGAGTTTCATCGACATTGTTGAAAAAG tACACTCAACCATGTTGTACATACAGCTCCAGTACCAATCAGCAGCCGCCTGCAACTCTGAACATCGAAGAAACATCCAAAGACTGGATTCACGTTGAGAGAATTCTCCCTAGAAAGACTATTCCTGAGCCGCCAACTCACGAGTCGTATCCTACCCCATCCGGTTGGGTTCCGCAGTACG CGAAACCAGGGGATTACCCTTACTTTGTATGCCGAtcaaaatttcacaattttccAGTTTACCTTGATCAAAAGGGTCATGACTTGCAGAGAAAACTAACTACAGTAAGGAAAATAGAAGGAAATATTTGG gaatttgaaaaagatcTTCGAGCGTTTCTTGTTAATTATTATCCACAGAACACTTTTATTTTTACGCAAGTGAATGAGATTTGTCGCCTCATTCGACTGAAAGGAATTCATCTGGATGCCATCACAAAATTCCTCATCGAAAAAGGATTTTGA
- the LOC141905257 gene encoding abscission/NoCut checkpoint regulator-like — protein MSGQCFQCASGFSIFRKEHGCKNCGFAFCSKCLKNKLPIPKLNNESHSVCDKCFNILTGKVKPKPLSYSPPEALKKLAATNERPSSPNSGRMAGGGSKTNMYKNEYGWSKGLEGPDLEIAKRLERLTEDIKKDKPAIPDQNAIEERLARLRGVEPTASSQPADQKTYMAPNKKGEYEQTLDLLDEIFDEVQIETQQPKPEDEISARLHNSKHDITKPKDSSDLANNLNRKGSHQNMFLRNIKLADGIDVNSENADENEQRRLEEFNKYIQQAAMELDMDAQKAIEDLNKDQQIMDRLKRLKEQGSDNKNEKSAESRQENDDDYCSEDDEDNEEVATRRLIKKLLEENKLDEDLANSGINLAASTGSGSRPTSARKKLNISDSNADEEEFPWCCICNEDAVLRCRDCDNDLYCKRCFREGHSRYEIRDHRSEPYTKKGGAT, from the exons ATGTCTGGCCAGTGTTTTCAATGCGCATCAGGTTTTAGTATATTTCGTAAAGAG CATGGGTGCAAGAACTGTGGATTTGCATTTTGCAGCAAGTGTCTGAAGAATAAGCTGCCCATCCCAAAGTTAAACAATGAAAGTCATTCTGTTTGTGACAAATGTTTCAACATCTTAACTGG AAAAGTAAAACCAAAGCCACTATCCTACTCACCCCCAGAAGCTTTGAAAAA ATTGGCTGCTACAAATGAAAGACCTTCAAGTCCAAATAGTGGTAGGATGGCGGGCGGTGGAAGCAAGACGAATatgtataaaaatgaatatggatgGTCGAAAGGTTTAGAAGGGCCGGATTTAGAAATAGCAAAAAGATTAGAAAGGCTGACAGAAGACATAAAGAAAG ATAAGCCTGCAATACCTGATCAAAATGCGATTGAAGAACGCCTAGCACGACTAAGAGGTGTTGAACCAACTGCTTCATCACAACCTGCTGATCAAAag ACTTATATGGCACCAAATAAGAAAGGGGAATATGAGCAAACACTTGATTTGttggatgaaatatttgatgaagtCCAAATAGAAACGCAACAACCAAAACCAGAAGATGAAATATCTGCCCGTTTACATAATTCAAAACATGATATCACTAAACCAAAAG ATTCATCTGATTTAGCTAATAATCTCAACCGCAAAGGTAGCCATCAAAACATGTTCTTGCGAAACATTAAACTCGCTGATGGAATCGATGTGAATTCGGAGAACGCAGATGAAAACGAACAGAGAAGACTCGAAGAatttaataaatatattcaacaAGCCGCCATGGAGCTGGATATGGATGCTCAAAAAGCTATCGAGGATTTGAATAAAGACCAACAGATCATGGACCGACTGAAGCGACTGAAAGAACAAGGATCAGATAATAAGAATG AAAAATCAGCTGAGTCAAGACAGGAAAATGATGACGATTATTGTagtgaagatgatgaagatAATGAAGAAGTAGCGACGAGGAGATTGATCAAAAAG CTGCTGGAGGAAAataaattagatgaagatcTGGCTAATTCTGGTATCAATCTAGCTGCATCTACAGGTTCTGGTAGTAGGCCTACCAGCGCTCggaaaaaactaaatatttcg GATAGTAATGCTGATGAGGAGGAATTTCCTTGGTGCTGCATTTGTAATGAAGATGCTGTTTTAAGGTGTCGTGATTGTGATAATGACCTTTACTGTAAAAGATGCTTCAG GGAAGGACACAGCCGATACGAAATACGAGATCATCGATCTGAACCATATACGAAGAAAGGTGGAGCTACATGA
- the LOC141905249 gene encoding uncharacterized protein LOC141905249, with product MIKETTQTHADTVSKESTMKQKRDFGSFHSSNVEELIRMPESEYTPPFRAVPVIDVSYAANLSFGKEIKEKCFYLEPEFTFVNHGGFGGALKPAMEDAQAWQIYAERQPLRFIDRMVLPLIVHSTRKLSKLIGCDASDIVLVPNASTGMNAVIKDLDFTSEDTIYHLNIAYGGVKNMLKYVHSKTGAQIQVEKVNFPINGIDEIIELVDNTLKPGTKLAVFDHIPNNIPIILPVKELIEICHQRGVRVLIDGAHALGTLPLNLHELNPDYYISNCHKWFCSSKGCAFLYVAKEHQNSTHALVTSAGYGSGFSSDFIWTGLIDVSPLLSLQTVIDFWASVGLDKVRKYNHSLVIEAARLLVDKWNSKLIAPEESFGPMVNVQIPRKIYENIEEVSYEHAEYIGDQLYYRFQIEVPFKAVDGEIYVRISAHVYNVIEDYEVLADAIITLMNEDTLYHHFIINRKEL from the exons ATGATAAAGGAAACAACGCAAACGCACGCAGATACAGTTTCAAAAGAGAGCACGATGAAGCAGAAAAGAGATTTCGGGTCATTTCATAGCTCAAATGTCGAAGAGTTGATTCGAATGCCTGAG AGCGAGTATACACCCCCATTCAGAGCGGTGCCGGTGATAGATGTTAGCTATGCCGCAAATTTATCTTTCGgaaaagaaatcaaagaaaaatgTTTCTATTTGGAGCCCGAATTTACTTTTGTCAATCACGGCGGTTTTGGAGGCGCACTGAAACCTGCCATGGAAGATGCTCAG GCCTGGCAAATATACGCAGAACGGCAACCGCTGAGGTTCATTGACAGAATGGTCCTTCCTCTCATAGTACACAGCACAAGAAAACTGTCGAAATTAATAG GTTGTGACGCGAGTGACATTGTTTTGGTGCCCAATGCAAGCACTGGAATGAACGCTGTCATAAAAGATCTTGATTTTACATCTGAGGATACGATCTATCATCTAAACATAGCTTACG GTGGAGTCAAGAATATGCTGAAGTATGTACATTCGAAAACTGGCGCGCAAATCCAAGTcgaaaaagttaattttccaATTAACGGTATAGATGAG ATTATTGAACTAGTGGACAATACGTTGAAACCGGGGACTAAACTAGCCGTATTTGATCACATCCCAAACAACATCCCGATCATTTTACCTGTAAAGGAATTGATCGAAATTTGTCATCAACG AGGTGTGCGTGTTCTGATAGATGGAGCCCATGCTTTGGGTACACTCCCTTTAAATTTACACGAATTGAACCCTGATTACTATATTTCGAACTGTCACAAATGGTTTTGCTCGAGCAAAGGCTGTGCTTTTCTGTACGTAGCGAAGGAACATCAGAATTCCACGCACGCTCTGGTAACATCCGCTGGATATGGATCAGGTTTTAGCTCCGATTTCATCTGGACTG GTCTTATCGACGTTTCGCCCCTATTGTCCCTGCAAACAGTGATCGACTTTTGGGCAAGTGTCGGGCTCGACAAAGTTAGGAAGTACAATCACTCGCTAGTGATTGAAGCAG CTCGCCTTCTTGTGGACAAATGGAACTCGAAATTAATAGCACCAGAAGAATCCTTTG GTCCAATGGTGAATGTGCAGATCCCTCGAAAAATTTATGAGAATATCGAAGAGGTTTCATATGAACATGCTGAATATATAGGAGATCAACTTTACTATAGATTCCAAATTGAA GTTCCATTCAAAGCTGTCGATGGGGAAATCTACGTGCGTATCTCGGCTCATGTGTATAACGTTATAGAGGATTATGAAGTTCTGGCAGATGCAATAATTACTTTGATGAACGAAGATAcgttatatcatcatttcatcattaataGAAAGGAACTATAA